The DNA segment TTAATCTCCAACCAATTAAAACCAAATGCAAACCATTGGCACATCATTCATGATGTTGTTTGCCATTCAGAGTCCGAACCAATCTTTATTCCCATTCTCAAATCAAAATTTCCCGAAGAATACCACCAAAACTTAGGAAATCAATTAGAATCAAAAAATGAAGACAAAACTTTAGATTGGTTAGATGAAGATGACGTTTATTTATTGGATTCTTTTGTAAGAACGGTTGGATCCTTAGATTATATCATCAAAGATTCCATTCGCAATCCTCTTGGATTTACGTTATTACAAGAGGCATTTGTAAGATCTAAATTCAAATCATGTATGCGTTTATTGGAAAGAGGGGCAAACCCCAATATTTTAGATGCAAACGGAGAATCTGCCATCTTCAAATTATGCCAAGACAACAAACTACGTTTGCAAGAGAAAACAACACTCATGGATGAACTCATCAAACGTGGTGCTCAGGTAAACTTACAATCGGTAAATGGAATGTCACCTCTCCATTGGTGTTCTGTTTTTGGAGAACCAAGTTTAGCAAAACGACTCATCCAAGCAGGTGTTGACATTCACATAACGGATCAAATTGGAAGTACAGCTCTACACGAAGCTTGTAAATTTGGAAATTCTTCTGTCCTTGCTTTATTACTAGAATCGGGAGCTAAGGCGAATGGGAAAACCTTAGAGGAAAAAACGGGACGTGATTTAGCTTTTGAAAATTTAGAAATTGCCGAATTGGAATCAGACGAAGAGAAAAAGAACCGTTACCAAAGGGTTCTTTCTCTCCTTGATGTGTACGGTGGTTAGAATCCAAATCGTTTTGTTTTGATCACCTTAACTACTAAATACAATACGAGCCCCGCTGGCCCATAATAGAAAGTGAGGAAATGAATGGGAACAAGATACAGTCGATGGATTCCATTTAATTTTCCATCTTCTGCTTCCCAAGTTCCTATAAACAAATCAAACGATAGGTAGTGCACCCATCCAGCTAACAGGAATTCATCGTTTGTAAATAGAGAACGTACCGATTCCAAACTCGAAAAATTCCCTTCTGCCTTTCCAAATCCTAGAGATAGGGAAAAAATGTATAACCCTCCCAGAAATAGACCAGAAATCAGAACTCGTAGGTATGGTATCACCTTATTTTGGTTTGGTGTAAGGATTAATACAATCCACGATAGAAGTGCAATGGAATTGGCAATCGTAAACATAAGAGATGGGTTCATGTGGTTACCTTTTTCACAGAGAATTTTGGAGAGGAAAATAGACGAATGAAGAGTGTAGTCAGAACTAAAACAATCAGCCCATAACTACCAGTAAAAAAACGATGAAAACCAAAAATCGAGTAACCCATCAATGTTTGAACCACCATCAGTCCATTCATCATGAGTAAAAAAACTCCAATCAATCGAATGATCATCCTATGTTCTTTCCTTTCTGCGAGTGGCATAAGAAAAGCAGCCAATACAAAGAAGACCTGCATCACATGCATTCCGAAAAAATGAGGGACTCGCATGTCACCAATCACTGTACTCCAACCAAAAAAATAGAGGCCTTGTCCCGCTTCCCCCTTTCCAAAGTTATGTGATCCACTTGTTTGGTAAATTCCTTGTTTCATTAGATCCAATTGTTCAGGGCGTGGAGTAGTCATAAAGAATCCAATGATCATTCCAAAACCAGCGATGAAAAGACCCCAAAGTAGGCTTTCCTTCACAGCCTTTGGAATCTGTTTTTGTTTGAGGATGGGCAGGATCATTCCTAAATGGAAAAGCCAAAATATGGAAATACTGGTTCCCATAAGAGAAAACACTATTTGGTTCCAAGCATTGGTAACATTAAAGTGGCTATTTTCTCCTCTGGCTGCTTGCGCTGTGATGAGGATAATTTCAATGGCAGAGGTGATGGTGAGTGCAATTTGAGTGTTTCGATTAAACCTCCAATTTGCCAAAAATCGTTCCAAAACCCAAAGGGTTGAAAACGAATAGATCCCCAAGGATAAAGTAAACTTGATCGGTTTGATCCAAAGATTCACCCCCAAAAGGGTTCTTGTATCTAATAAAAGCAGGGGAATCATGGTTATCGTGAGCACTGCCATTGAGATTCCATTCCAAAAAAGTGGTTGTCTTTTGATGTTGGTGTATTCCATAATGTAGACAGTGTAAACCTAGATGTAGGCTCTGTCAACATAAAAAGTATACATTGTAAACATTTTATGAAACCATTCAAAAAACAAACAACACCTAAAAAAACGAAAACTCCCACCCCTAAACCTTCTATGTCCCCAACAGCAGGTTACCACCACGGGAATTTACGAGAAGAGGTTTTGGAACACTCTCGGAAGGTTTTGGAAAAAACAGGAGTTTCGTCGCTTAGCCTTAGGGACATTGCTTCTGATTTGGGTGTGAGCCATACGGCTCCCTACCGGCATTTTCCCAAAAAAATGGACCTGCTGCAAGCATTAGTCGCTGAAGGTTTTCGAGAACTGGCACTTGCGATGAAACGTGCTTGGGACAGTTCAGAGGATCCGCTAACAAAAGTCCGAATAGCTGGAGAAGAATACATTTACTTATTACTCAATAATCCACGTAGAACAGAACTTATGTTTGGTGGTGAAATTTATGTTTCTGGAGATCCATTGTCAGATGATTTACGAGAATGTGGAAATGAAGCATACATGGGTATGTTTCGAATTGTTGAATATGGACAAAACCAATTGGTTTTAAAAAAATCAGTACCAACAGCAACACTCATGATGAGTTTTTGGAGTGGTGTCCATGGATTTGCCGTATTGAATGAACGGAAATGGAAATCGATCCAATCTTCTGAGGAAGAAAAAAAGTCCTTTCAAAAGGAAGTTTTACAGATTTTGGAAATTATGATTGAAGGGACACGTCTGTAAAGTAAACAATTCGGCTTGTGATGATGGTGGAATCACCTTCTGTTTCTAAAGTAACTTCCATTTCCACAGGATAATCTTTTAATACCATAATGAGACCGATCCCCGAACGACTGGACTCCGGGTCATTGGATTCTATCTTTTGAAAGTACAATTTCTCTAAGTCTTTTGCCGAGAAAATTTCTTTTAAACTTGTTTCATAAGCAGACACATTCGATTCATTTGTTTTGTTTCGGACTAACATTTCAAAAGATTTCCCCCGATGGATCAGAGAAATTTCAATATCTGCTTTTTTATCATATGAATACTTGGCTGCATTTTCCAAAAGTTCGTTAAATACAGTGGAGATCGAATTGACAATCTCTGAATTTTTCATGTCCATCGAATCGGTTGGTACATTGGGTAAAAACGAAAACCCGTAGAAATAACCAATAAAATCGGAAAGAATTCCAATACGGCGCCAGTAACGCATCAAATCCAATGGTTTTAAATGGATTTCAATGATGGACTCTGGTTCTTTTTCAGAAAAAGCAGTGTGAGTTAGATTGCCATATTTTCGCATATTCGTAGTTCAACTAAGAAATGTAGCGGAATTACTTCAATGCCGCAAGCGCTTTTTCTAATGCATTTTGCATTAATCGGCGTTCTTCGGGGTTTGTGCTGAGTTTGTCAAAGTGTAATGGTTTGAGAAGGAAACCTTTTCCATCAAATTTTAAGAATGGATTGTCCTTTTTATCTTTTTCATCTTTGAGTCCAATCACCTGAAACGTTTCAATAGGAGTATGTACACCTTTTACAACAATTTCTCCCTTGGGAATGGTATCGATGTATTCGTCTATCAGTGATTTGGTTGCATTTGAAATCAATATTTCTCCTGCCTCGGATGCATGTTCCAAACGAGAAGCAACATTCACAGGACCACCAATGATCGTATAATCCATTCGTTCGTTGGTTCCAAAATTACCAACCGTCACATAACCTGTATTGATTCCGATTCTACAGGTTAAGTTGTGGTTGATACCTGATTTTCTCCAATACTCGTCTAACGCAGGCAAACTATCACGCATCTCAATTGCCATTCTGACACAGTTTAGTGCATGAGCTTTGTCATTTTCAAATGTTGGTGCCCCAAAAAAAATCATTATGGCATCGCCAATGAATTTGTCGATGGTCCCGCCATATTTAATCGCGATGCTTGACATAACATCAAGGTATTGGTTGAGGCAATCAGAAAGGATTTCCGGTTCAATTGAATCTGTAATGGTAGTAAAACCAACAATGTCAGAGAAAAAGATGGTGAGTTTTCGTCTTTGGTGGGAAATTGATGTTTCTACTTCTGCACCCGTAATCATCTCGTACAATTGAGGGGAGAGGTAACGACGCATACGATCCAAATACATTTGGATCTTTTTGTTATTTTCTAAGAGTTCGTTTTCGATTTCTGTAGAATGATCAATAATGTTTTGGTAAAGAACTTCCAACTCTGCATATTTGGCTCGTTCCTCTTCCAAAACTTTTTCATTCTCCATAATGTCTTAGCCTCGTTTTCTCATGATCATGATTGTGATGTCATCGTATACATCCATTCCATCAATGAATACATAGATGTCTTGGAAGATAGCTGCTAAAATTTCATCCGTTGAAGGAAGGTCCGCATGTTTTTCCAAGGATTCAATCAACCGATGGGATCCGAACTGTTCTCGTTTTGGATTTTCTGCTTCTGTTGCACCATCTGTATAAAGTAAGATGATATCCTTTGGTTGTAAAGGAATGGGTTTTTCATGAATGAATTCATCAATGGATTCTGTTAAACCAACTAACATTCCATTGTCGACAGTATCGATGATTTCTGTTTTTTTCGTAGCATGGCGGTATACCATAATGGTTTCGTGTTGGCCAGCTGTTGTAAACACTCCGTTTTTGTAAGAAAATAAAGAGAGTGTTAGGTTACGAATGTCATTCATCCTCATGTGGATGTTAGAAAACAAAATGGAGTTGATGGACCGAAGTGATTCACGTAAAGAAATGACTTTGGATCGTAACGTTGTGATAAATGCGGACTGTGTCATGAGCATCACCACACCAGAAGCAAGACCATGGTCTGTTACGTCTCCAATACCAATGTATACCGTTCCATCTTCATGGTGGACAACATCATAATAGTCCCCACCCACTTCATTGGCTGAGTCCATTCGAGCGGAAATTTCTAACTCACCGATTTGTTTTAATTCCTCATTACGGGGAAGTACCATGGCTTGGATTTGCCTTGCTACGTCTAATTCCATACCGAGGCGCATGTTCTCTTCGAGGATGGCTTGTTTTTCTGTATTAAAAATTAAGTCAGCTTGTTCTTGCGTGGTTCGGGATGTGTTGAGGATGGCGTATAAAATCAAACCACCTGTAACGACCATATAAAGTAAGATGAGAAAAATTCCCATCGGTACGGCACTGACAAGAAAGAAGGAACTGTTTTCTTCTAAGAAGTTTGGTTTGAGATACTCTGACAACTCCATGAGTTTTGCATTGAGGTCTGTCATCTCAGGATAAAAATAAATGGTGAGCGATGCATACTCAACAATGAGCACAACCACTGCAAAGATGATAGTCTTAGTATTATTACGTATGGATGCAAGAGCGATGAGGATGAAGAAGACATAAATCATCGGTGCTGCATACACAAGACTTGGGTTTTTTTGGGAGTAAGCCGTATACCCTGTAACAAATGTAAGGAGAGTGATCTCTAAAAAAGAAGAAGAGAATTTAAATATATTGAGATATTTACCCGACTTCTTTAATGAATATAGAACAACGAAGTTGTAACAGAGTAAAACTAAGATGGCAGAGATTTGGTAATAAAACTCT comes from the Leptospira ellinghausenii genome and includes:
- a CDS encoding ABA4-like family protein, translated to MNPSLMFTIANSIALLSWIVLILTPNQNKVIPYLRVLISGLFLGGLYIFSLSLGFGKAEGNFSSLESVRSLFTNDEFLLAGWVHYLSFDLFIGTWEAEDGKLNGIHRLYLVPIHFLTFYYGPAGLVLYLVVKVIKTKRFGF
- a CDS encoding TetR/AcrR family transcriptional regulator is translated as MKPFKKQTTPKKTKTPTPKPSMSPTAGYHHGNLREEVLEHSRKVLEKTGVSSLSLRDIASDLGVSHTAPYRHFPKKMDLLQALVAEGFRELALAMKRAWDSSEDPLTKVRIAGEEYIYLLLNNPRRTELMFGGEIYVSGDPLSDDLRECGNEAYMGMFRIVEYGQNQLVLKKSVPTATLMMSFWSGVHGFAVLNERKWKSIQSSEEEKKSFQKEVLQILEIMIEGTRL
- a CDS encoding DUF6272 family protein, with product MRKYGNLTHTAFSEKEPESIIEIHLKPLDLMRYWRRIGILSDFIGYFYGFSFLPNVPTDSMDMKNSEIVNSISTVFNELLENAAKYSYDKKADIEISLIHRGKSFEMLVRNKTNESNVSAYETSLKEIFSAKDLEKLYFQKIESNDPESSRSGIGLIMVLKDYPVEMEVTLETEGDSTIITSRIVYFTDVSLQS
- a CDS encoding adenylate/guanylate cyclase domain-containing protein, encoding MENEKVLEEERAKYAELEVLYQNIIDHSTEIENELLENNKKIQMYLDRMRRYLSPQLYEMITGAEVETSISHQRRKLTIFFSDIVGFTTITDSIEPEILSDCLNQYLDVMSSIAIKYGGTIDKFIGDAIMIFFGAPTFENDKAHALNCVRMAIEMRDSLPALDEYWRKSGINHNLTCRIGINTGYVTVGNFGTNERMDYTIIGGPVNVASRLEHASEAGEILISNATKSLIDEYIDTIPKGEIVVKGVHTPIETFQVIGLKDEKDKKDNPFLKFDGKGFLLKPLHFDKLSTNPEERRLMQNALEKALAALK
- a CDS encoding PP2C family protein-serine/threonine phosphatase, yielding MVIFATLGLLSGRPPVEFYYQISAILVLLCYNFVVLYSLKKSGKYLNIFKFSSSFLEITLLTFVTGYTAYSQKNPSLVYAAPMIYVFFILIALASIRNNTKTIIFAVVVLIVEYASLTIYFYPEMTDLNAKLMELSEYLKPNFLEENSSFFLVSAVPMGIFLILLYMVVTGGLILYAILNTSRTTQEQADLIFNTEKQAILEENMRLGMELDVARQIQAMVLPRNEELKQIGELEISARMDSANEVGGDYYDVVHHEDGTVYIGIGDVTDHGLASGVVMLMTQSAFITTLRSKVISLRESLRSINSILFSNIHMRMNDIRNLTLSLFSYKNGVFTTAGQHETIMVYRHATKKTEIIDTVDNGMLVGLTESIDEFIHEKPIPLQPKDIILLYTDGATEAENPKREQFGSHRLIESLEKHADLPSTDEILAAIFQDIYVFIDGMDVYDDITIMIMRKRG